The following are encoded together in the Capsulimonas corticalis genome:
- the fliN gene encoding flagellar motor switch protein FliN, with product MAQMPDDLNEDSLKEPEDSSGGLTQDALDALFANTNMDESATGQEWGEETEEEAGGETEMGDGGGFTDIGFNSNATMSDADVADLFASIGGNPLPDPAPSAPAASSARPATIDLPSFDTGMSSGGAANGHTYERVRDIPLEVTVELGRTQLLIRDILDLSAGSIIELDKIAGEPVDLYANGLLVARGEVIVIDDNFGVRVTEIITAVARGEAREQDFIAA from the coding sequence ATGGCTCAAATGCCGGATGATCTGAATGAAGATTCGCTGAAAGAACCGGAAGACTCTTCCGGCGGCCTGACCCAGGATGCGCTCGACGCGCTGTTCGCCAACACCAACATGGATGAATCGGCGACAGGTCAGGAGTGGGGCGAGGAAACCGAAGAAGAGGCGGGAGGGGAAACGGAGATGGGCGACGGCGGCGGCTTTACCGACATCGGGTTCAACTCCAACGCGACGATGTCCGATGCGGATGTCGCCGATCTCTTCGCCAGCATCGGCGGAAATCCACTGCCCGATCCGGCGCCCAGCGCCCCCGCCGCCAGCAGCGCGCGGCCGGCGACCATCGATCTGCCGTCCTTCGACACGGGCATGAGCTCCGGAGGCGCCGCGAACGGACACACCTACGAGCGCGTTCGCGACATTCCGCTGGAAGTCACCGTGGAGCTGGGCCGAACCCAGCTGCTGATCCGCGACATTCTCGACCTAAGCGCCGGCTCGATTATCGAGCTGGACAAGATCGCCGGCGAACCGGTCGATCTTTACGCGAACGGTCTGCTGGTGGCGCGGGGCGAGGTCATCGTCATCGACGACAACTTCGGCGTTCGCGTCACGGAGATTATCACGGCGGTGGCGAGAGGCGAGGCGAGGGAGCAGGATTTCATTGCAGCTTAA
- a CDS encoding flagellar motor protein MotB, with the protein MAGRRKKRGGGEGEHENAERWLLTYADMITLLVAFFIMLYAMSIMNMTKFEQLATSVRSGFGGSMMNGAPNITHGGGLSGSPAIVTDSRTPQMPPAPQEFPKLAKPTGDLADQKKLDRAYMIMSAYIQKNKLSRVMNVVQTSRGVVVTVMTDKMLFAKGEADLKPDEMGLLDEIAKVVNTVPNQVSVEGHTDNLAIHTMRYPSNWELSVTRATTVLRYFEAHNVSPRRMEAAGYADQRPIVSNDSEDGRARNRRVEIVLLRQNQA; encoded by the coding sequence ATGGCAGGCCGAAGAAAAAAACGAGGCGGCGGCGAAGGCGAGCATGAAAACGCCGAACGCTGGCTGCTGACATACGCGGACATGATTACGCTCTTGGTGGCGTTTTTCATCATGCTGTACGCCATGTCCATTATGAATATGACGAAGTTCGAGCAGCTCGCAACTTCCGTCCGATCCGGGTTTGGCGGCAGCATGATGAACGGCGCTCCGAACATCACTCATGGCGGCGGCTTAAGCGGCTCGCCCGCCATCGTCACCGACAGCCGAACTCCCCAGATGCCCCCCGCTCCGCAAGAGTTCCCCAAGCTGGCGAAACCCACCGGCGATTTGGCGGATCAGAAGAAGCTGGATCGCGCCTATATGATCATGTCGGCGTATATCCAGAAGAACAAGCTGAGCCGCGTCATGAATGTGGTGCAGACATCGCGCGGGGTCGTCGTGACCGTCATGACGGATAAGATGCTTTTCGCCAAAGGCGAGGCCGATCTGAAGCCGGATGAAATGGGGCTGCTGGATGAGATCGCCAAGGTCGTCAACACGGTGCCCAATCAAGTGAGCGTGGAAGGCCATACCGATAATCTGGCGATCCACACCATGCGATACCCTTCCAACTGGGAGCTTTCCGTGACTCGCGCGACGACGGTTCTGCGCTACTTCGAGGCGCATAACGTCAGCCCGCGGCGCATGGAGGCCGCCGGCTACGCGGACCAGCGGCCCATCGTCTCTAACGACAGCGAAGATGGCCGCGCTCGAAACCGTCGTGTGGAAATTGTCCTTCTGCGGCAAAACCAGGCATAA
- a CDS encoding flagellar basal body-associated FliL family protein, with protein MSTKKAELPADGSAEAVKKKPVMMIAVIGVVLLAIIGTFLVTKQVAAKGKAGVVKKHVEHGPVITLDEFLVNLADSSGDHFLKVTVGVELNKEKGVSEEGMKEKTALVRDAIVTSLSTQTREDVSTMKGRDKLKDEMKKRINDELGDDLICGVYFTNFVTQ; from the coding sequence ATGTCGACTAAAAAAGCAGAACTGCCGGCGGACGGAAGCGCGGAAGCCGTAAAAAAGAAGCCGGTCATGATGATCGCAGTCATAGGCGTCGTCCTGCTGGCCATAATCGGAACGTTTCTCGTGACGAAGCAAGTGGCGGCTAAGGGCAAGGCCGGGGTAGTGAAAAAGCACGTGGAGCACGGCCCGGTCATTACTTTGGACGAATTTCTGGTCAATCTGGCCGATAGCTCGGGCGACCACTTTTTGAAAGTGACCGTGGGCGTCGAACTCAACAAGGAAAAGGGCGTGTCTGAAGAGGGCATGAAAGAAAAGACGGCGCTGGTTCGCGACGCGATCGTCACTTCGCTGTCCACCCAAACGCGGGAAGACGTCTCCACGATGAAGGGACGCGACAAGCTGAAGGACGAGATGAAGAAGCGCATCAACGATGAACTGGGCGACGATCTCATTTGCGGAGTGTACTTCACCAACTTCGTGACGCAGTAA
- a CDS encoding flagellar hook capping FlgD N-terminal domain-containing protein, producing the protein MSVATLNSITSDTSLAPTNASGTAKQNTEDPKTQFLQLLVTQLQNQDPLNPTDQKDMLAQLAQFSSLEQMQNLNTTMSSSTSIQQLGQGSALIGKTVTTVTSDGAAGPSGVVSSVLMKSGVAYLHIGSDDVEMSTVSTVK; encoded by the coding sequence ATGTCCGTCGCAACTCTCAACTCAATTACTTCCGATACATCTCTGGCGCCGACAAACGCCAGTGGAACCGCAAAGCAGAACACCGAGGATCCCAAGACCCAGTTCTTGCAGCTTCTCGTCACGCAGCTGCAAAACCAGGACCCGCTCAACCCGACCGACCAGAAAGACATGCTCGCTCAGCTGGCGCAGTTCTCCTCGCTGGAGCAGATGCAGAACCTCAATACGACGATGTCGAGCTCCACCTCGATCCAGCAGCTCGGCCAGGGCTCGGCGCTCATCGGCAAGACGGTCACCACCGTCACGAGCGATGGCGCCGCCGGTCCTTCAGGAGTGGTCAGCTCCGTTCTGATGAAGAGCGGCGTCGCCTACCTGCACATCGGCAGTGACGACGTGGAAATGTCCACGGTCAGCACCGTGAAGTAG
- a CDS encoding TIGR02530 family flagellar biosynthesis protein, whose translation MNSVDIENRIIGASPRIGAPKPASVPSANTAASGPSFSKILSDQLADSGAKANVKFSGHAQSRLASRNIHLTSEDIAKIGDGITKAAAKGAKESLFLTDKAALVVSVANRTVITAVDKTALKDNIFTNIDSAMII comes from the coding sequence ATGAATAGCGTTGATATCGAAAACAGAATAATCGGCGCGAGTCCCCGGATCGGCGCTCCCAAGCCCGCTTCGGTCCCATCCGCAAACACCGCCGCTTCCGGCCCGAGCTTCAGCAAGATCCTCAGCGATCAGCTCGCCGACAGCGGAGCCAAGGCGAACGTCAAGTTCTCCGGGCATGCGCAGAGCCGGCTGGCTTCTCGCAATATCCACTTGACCAGCGAAGACATTGCGAAAATCGGCGACGGCATCACAAAAGCCGCCGCGAAGGGCGCCAAAGAATCGCTGTTCCTGACCGACAAAGCCGCGCTGGTCGTCTCCGTGGCGAACCGGACGGTAATCACCGCCGTGGACAAAACGGCGCTCAAAGACAATATCTTTACCAACATCGACAGCGCCATGATCATTTAA
- a CDS encoding flagellar motor protein — translation MDLATIIGLVLAFGSFFGSILMEGGSLAALINPSAMLLVFGGTIGASMVSVPLSTVIGIPNVVKHAFFGKHMDTAHVIQTLVGFAEKARREGLLALEEQAREIDDEFLKKGIQLAIDGTDPEMVREIMETEVAFLAQRHAEGAHFFTTLGGFAPTLGVIGTVSGLVHMLANLSDPGSMGPSIAAAFIATLYGVCTANLMFLPLGAKLKHSSQEEVLVREIMTEGILSIQAGDNPRIVEEKLKAFLSPKKRKAIEEALQAA, via the coding sequence ATGGATTTAGCAACAATTATCGGTCTTGTACTCGCGTTCGGATCCTTCTTTGGATCGATTTTGATGGAAGGCGGCAGCCTGGCCGCCCTGATCAATCCCTCCGCAATGCTTCTTGTCTTTGGCGGCACCATCGGGGCGAGCATGGTCTCCGTGCCGCTGTCCACGGTGATTGGAATTCCGAATGTCGTCAAGCACGCATTCTTCGGCAAGCACATGGACACCGCGCACGTCATTCAGACGCTGGTCGGTTTCGCCGAGAAAGCTCGGCGCGAAGGTCTGCTGGCCCTGGAGGAGCAGGCTCGCGAGATCGACGATGAGTTCCTAAAGAAGGGAATTCAGCTGGCGATCGACGGCACCGATCCCGAGATGGTGCGCGAGATCATGGAGACGGAAGTCGCGTTCCTCGCGCAGCGGCATGCCGAAGGCGCGCACTTCTTCACCACGCTCGGCGGCTTCGCTCCGACGCTTGGAGTTATCGGAACGGTTTCCGGTCTCGTCCATATGCTGGCGAACCTCTCGGATCCCGGCTCGATGGGCCCGAGTATCGCCGCCGCGTTTATCGCAACGCTCTACGGCGTTTGCACCGCGAACCTGATGTTCCTGCCGCTTGGCGCCAAGCTCAAGCACTCCAGTCAGGAAGAAGTCCTGGTGCGGGAGATCATGACCGAAGGCATTCTCTCGATCCAGGCGGGCGATAACCCGCGCATCGTCGAGGAAAAGCTGAAGGCGTTCCTTTCGCCCAAGAAGCGCAAAGCGATCGAAGAGGCCCTGCAAGCGGCCTAA
- the fliM gene encoding flagellar motor switch protein FliM — MAEVLSQNEIEALLSAMTTVEEEEEPNPAIEERMNRAASPSAPQARSTEGKVLLPLRKRRRAAAGMSMQDSHLRFGPGPLSYEPYDFRRPDKLSKEHLRSLQLLHESFANYFSSSLATYLRAQMQIEVVSVEQVPYDEYMRSISASLLYILNVSPLSGQAIFEMDYGILFSMIDRLLGGTGAAGKIVRDLTDIEKMLAENIVHYALSDLKTSWDPINPLMFDIASVEASSQFVQIVPGNDTVVLVLMEIRMGDFQGAMSLCIPYLLIKPILGKLSAQRWFISTNKKKEPMFGPQLAHRLNSTRVPCIARLGTARLTMGQLSDLKVGAVIPLKMPPNEDGSPRPGHIATVDLVVGNRTKFRGRTGLRGKNLAVQIDEIVTPEAELIAHKELN; from the coding sequence TTGGCAGAAGTACTCTCTCAAAACGAAATCGAAGCCCTTCTCTCCGCCATGACCACCGTGGAAGAGGAAGAAGAGCCCAATCCCGCAATTGAAGAGCGAATGAACCGCGCCGCGTCCCCGAGCGCTCCGCAGGCGCGCTCCACGGAGGGCAAGGTGCTGCTTCCGCTGCGCAAGCGGCGGCGGGCGGCGGCGGGGATGTCGATGCAGGATTCTCACCTGCGCTTCGGCCCTGGCCCGCTCTCTTACGAGCCCTACGATTTCCGGCGCCCCGACAAACTCTCCAAGGAGCATCTGCGCAGCTTACAACTGCTGCATGAATCGTTCGCCAATTATTTTTCCTCGTCTCTGGCCACATATCTCAGAGCGCAGATGCAGATCGAAGTCGTTTCCGTGGAGCAGGTGCCCTACGACGAATATATGCGATCGATTTCGGCGTCGCTGCTCTATATTTTGAACGTCTCGCCGCTCTCGGGGCAGGCCATCTTCGAGATGGATTACGGCATCCTGTTCTCAATGATCGACCGGCTGCTCGGCGGTACCGGCGCCGCCGGCAAGATCGTCCGCGACCTCACCGATATCGAGAAAATGCTGGCGGAGAACATTGTCCATTACGCGCTCAGCGATCTCAAGACCTCCTGGGACCCGATTAACCCGCTGATGTTCGACATCGCCTCCGTGGAGGCCAGCTCGCAGTTTGTCCAGATCGTTCCCGGCAACGATACCGTCGTGCTTGTGCTGATGGAGATCCGCATGGGCGATTTCCAGGGCGCCATGAGCCTGTGTATCCCTTATCTGCTGATCAAGCCCATTCTTGGCAAGCTCAGCGCCCAGCGCTGGTTTATCAGCACGAATAAGAAGAAGGAGCCGATGTTCGGGCCACAGCTTGCGCACCGCCTGAACAGCACGCGCGTGCCGTGTATCGCGCGGCTGGGGACGGCGAGGCTCACCATGGGACAGCTCAGCGATCTGAAAGTCGGCGCGGTCATCCCCTTGAAGATGCCGCCGAACGAAGATGGCTCGCCAAGGCCGGGGCATATCGCCACTGTCGATCTGGTGGTGGGAAACCGCACCAAGTTTCGAGGCCGGACCGGGCTGCGCGGCAAAAATCTGGCCGTGCAAATCGACGAGATTGTGACTCCGGAAGCGGAGCTGATCGCGCATAAAGAATTAAACTAA
- a CDS encoding flagellar FlbD family protein, with protein MITVTRFDHSEFIVNADLIEFVESLPDTHITLVTGKKLLVRETSQEVVERVMEYRRQAGPLLWRPTNSHTERREEALE; from the coding sequence ATGATCACTGTCACACGTTTCGATCACTCCGAGTTCATCGTGAACGCCGATCTGATCGAATTTGTTGAATCGCTTCCGGATACGCACATCACACTGGTCACCGGCAAGAAGCTGCTCGTTCGCGAGACTTCGCAGGAAGTTGTGGAGCGCGTGATGGAGTACCGCCGGCAAGCAGGGCCGCTCCTGTGGAGACCGACAAACAGTCATACGGAGCGCCGCGAGGAAGCACTGGAGTAG
- a CDS encoding flagellar biosynthetic protein FliO, which produces MQLKRVCIRTALMGALALIATAPLLWAKTEAHHDRPAAPIHAAASASPPAAPAATAPAATADPKNIPDYGGRDSAAAASFEGAAGADAPNPLSQAWRAFEALVIVLALIFGGLYLLKHYGVLEGGAFTGKGGPGAAALRRMARQRIRNSRGSSSTSTPILGDGAIQLLGTQPLPGNPGACVHLLSIENRTFLIGATAQSVTLMSEWEETTDDGDADVTPGAFNEYLKRQGAVAPTPIEEDVVETSVSDANDRLREMLSRVRDEQLETSAGKTEL; this is translated from the coding sequence TTGCAGCTTAAGCGTGTCTGCATCCGAACAGCGCTGATGGGGGCGTTGGCGCTTATCGCGACGGCGCCTTTGCTCTGGGCGAAAACCGAGGCGCATCACGATCGTCCGGCGGCCCCGATCCACGCCGCCGCGTCAGCTTCGCCGCCGGCGGCCCCAGCAGCGACCGCTCCGGCGGCGACCGCCGATCCCAAAAACATCCCCGATTACGGCGGGCGCGACAGCGCCGCCGCTGCTTCATTTGAAGGCGCGGCCGGCGCCGATGCTCCCAATCCGCTTTCGCAGGCGTGGCGCGCGTTCGAGGCGCTGGTGATCGTGCTCGCGCTGATCTTCGGCGGACTGTATCTGCTCAAGCACTACGGCGTCTTGGAAGGCGGCGCGTTTACCGGGAAGGGCGGTCCCGGCGCCGCCGCGCTGCGCCGGATGGCGCGCCAGCGAATCCGAAACTCCAGGGGATCCTCCTCGACATCCACGCCGATCCTGGGCGACGGCGCCATTCAGCTTCTTGGCACGCAGCCGCTTCCCGGAAACCCCGGCGCGTGCGTCCATCTGCTTTCGATTGAGAACCGCACCTTTTTGATCGGCGCCACGGCTCAGTCGGTGACGCTGATGAGCGAGTGGGAAGAGACCACGGACGACGGCGACGCAGATGTGACCCCCGGCGCATTCAATGAATACCTCAAGCGCCAGGGAGCGGTCGCGCCCACGCCGATCGAAGAAGACGTCGTCGAGACCAGCGTCTCCGACGCCAATGACCGCCTGCGTGAAATGCTGTCGCGCGTTCGCGATGAGCAGCTGGAAACTTCCGCGGGGAAAACCGAATTATGA
- a CDS encoding VanW family protein gives MTHVRKLIDAALMTSAVLAATQFASFGAAPAMTGALISNNKMMGLLSPLTPPTADALPAAAMPAPAAASPEDVLHQTLGTYQGPLDPTFQTLEMAQLFDPSLQFIDWREVFNIAQLGSFDIPLRSDPAERENILLSAQAIDNRTVAPGQVFSFNDVVGERTEERGFQDGWMFEQGKLVRGTGGGICLVATGIYNAALLAGLGVVERHPHSGYVRYAPAGCDASVVYGLKDLQFRNTTSSPILLHVDYQTDKLGVQIFGTPPPIGYKVVVKPTHYEALAPSVVEKPDETLPAGAQVVEQTPRPGFDVTVERFFLQGNRLVRRELLSTERMEPRPKIVRVASSTLPAPTDNWLDAILNEASQDDSQ, from the coding sequence ATGACTCACGTCCGCAAATTGATTGATGCGGCGCTTATGACGAGCGCTGTGCTGGCTGCTACGCAATTCGCGTCTTTCGGCGCCGCGCCGGCCATGACCGGCGCGCTGATTTCCAATAACAAAATGATGGGCTTGCTGAGCCCGCTGACGCCTCCTACGGCGGACGCCCTCCCCGCAGCCGCGATGCCCGCTCCGGCGGCGGCGTCGCCCGAAGATGTGCTGCACCAGACGCTGGGGACCTACCAGGGACCGCTGGATCCGACGTTTCAGACGCTGGAGATGGCGCAGCTTTTCGACCCGTCGCTCCAGTTTATCGACTGGCGTGAGGTGTTCAATATCGCCCAGCTAGGCTCGTTTGACATTCCTCTGCGCTCCGATCCGGCGGAGCGTGAGAATATTTTGCTGTCGGCGCAGGCGATCGACAACCGCACGGTCGCGCCGGGCCAGGTCTTTTCCTTCAACGACGTTGTTGGGGAGCGGACCGAGGAGCGCGGATTTCAGGACGGCTGGATGTTCGAGCAGGGAAAACTCGTGCGCGGCACGGGCGGAGGCATCTGTCTGGTGGCGACGGGGATCTATAACGCCGCGCTGCTGGCCGGTCTGGGCGTGGTGGAGCGGCATCCGCATTCCGGTTATGTGCGCTATGCGCCGGCGGGCTGTGACGCCTCCGTGGTCTATGGTTTGAAGGACCTCCAATTCCGAAACACGACCTCCAGCCCGATTTTACTGCACGTCGATTATCAAACCGACAAATTAGGCGTGCAAATCTTCGGAACGCCCCCTCCAATCGGGTATAAAGTCGTCGTGAAACCGACGCACTACGAGGCGCTCGCTCCGAGCGTCGTCGAGAAGCCCGACGAAACCCTTCCCGCCGGCGCGCAGGTTGTGGAGCAGACGCCGCGTCCGGGCTTTGACGTCACCGTGGAGCGCTTTTTCCTGCAAGGAAATCGCCTGGTGCGCCGCGAATTACTATCCACGGAGCGGATGGAGCCCCGGCCGAAAATCGTGCGCGTCGCGTCGTCGACATTGCCGGCCCCGACCGACAACTGGCTCGACGCCATTTTGAACGAAGCCTCGCAGGACGATTCGCAATAA
- a CDS encoding flagellar hook protein FlgE has protein sequence MLQAMYSGVSAIQAHQTRMDVIGNNIANVNTTAYKEGRVTFKDQLSQTIQGASASSGSNGGTNPQQIGLGVAVASIDTVASQGGLQSTSKPTDLAIQGNGYFMLGDAAGVSYTRDGSFTVDNSGNLVNASTGANVLGWQADNTGAIDTTQQLTAGSKISIPVGGLTTTSPTKNVVYSGNLSAEALPTDAAYTRSVKVFDSLGEAQNVTVSFTRDAAPTPPATLPVGATSSWTWAASGTGASGGGQIFFDASGKEMSSGGTISLATTDGSSTPQTITPDFSKATQVSGSSGVIPDSQDGFAPGVLQSFSIDQTGSIAGIFSNGLTRPLGQIAMAGFSNPEGLERAGGNAFKESVNSGSAHVGTATQQGLGKISTGYLEQSNVDLSTEFTNMIVTQRGFQANTKVVTTVDDMLNDVIGMKR, from the coding sequence ATGCTGCAAGCAATGTACAGCGGAGTTTCCGCGATCCAGGCCCATCAGACCCGTATGGACGTCATCGGCAACAACATCGCCAACGTCAACACCACGGCTTACAAAGAGGGCCGCGTCACGTTCAAGGATCAGCTTTCGCAGACCATTCAGGGCGCGTCGGCAAGCAGCGGAAGCAACGGCGGCACCAACCCGCAGCAGATCGGTCTCGGCGTTGCGGTCGCCTCGATCGACACCGTCGCCAGCCAGGGCGGCCTTCAGAGCACCTCGAAGCCGACCGACCTCGCCATTCAGGGCAACGGATATTTTATGCTCGGCGATGCGGCGGGAGTGTCCTATACTCGTGACGGCTCTTTCACGGTCGACAACAGCGGCAATCTGGTCAACGCTTCCACGGGAGCGAATGTCCTGGGATGGCAGGCCGACAATACCGGCGCTATCGACACGACCCAGCAGCTGACGGCCGGATCCAAGATCAGCATCCCGGTCGGCGGCTTGACCACGACGAGCCCGACGAAGAACGTCGTCTACTCCGGTAACCTGAGCGCCGAAGCGCTGCCCACCGATGCGGCCTACACCCGCAGCGTCAAGGTCTTCGACAGCCTGGGCGAAGCGCAGAACGTCACCGTCTCCTTCACCCGTGACGCCGCTCCGACCCCGCCCGCCACGCTTCCCGTCGGCGCCACCAGCTCCTGGACCTGGGCTGCGTCCGGAACCGGAGCCTCCGGCGGCGGCCAGATCTTCTTCGACGCCAGCGGCAAAGAGATGTCCTCGGGTGGAACGATCTCGCTAGCGACGACGGACGGCTCCTCGACGCCGCAGACGATCACGCCCGATTTCTCAAAGGCCACCCAGGTCTCCGGCAGCTCCGGCGTCATTCCCGACAGCCAGGACGGTTTCGCTCCCGGCGTCCTTCAGTCCTTCAGCATCGACCAGACCGGCTCCATCGCCGGCATCTTTAGCAACGGTCTCACCCGGCCGCTGGGACAGATCGCGATGGCGGGCTTCTCCAACCCTGAGGGTCTGGAGCGCGCCGGCGGCAACGCCTTCAAGGAATCGGTCAACTCCGGCTCCGCCCATGTCGGCACGGCGACGCAGCAAGGTCTGGGCAAGATCAGCACCGGCTACCTGGAGCAGTCGAATGTCGACCTCAGCACGGAGTTCACCAACATGATCGTGACGCAGCGCGGCTTCCAGGCGAACACCAAGGTCGTCACCACGGTCGACGACATGCTGAACGATGTGATCGGCATGAAGCGGTAA
- the fliP gene encoding flagellar type III secretion system pore protein FliP (The bacterial flagellar biogenesis protein FliP forms a type III secretion system (T3SS)-type pore required for flagellar assembly.): MKLSRVPFYAWAALISAVSLLALSHAGHAQGAAGTFSIPTIPGAAPAKNPQQVANTLQILMLMTVLTIAPSLLIMTTAFTRIVIVLSFLRSALGTQNIPPNQVMLGLALFLTFFVMTPTFKQVNQDALQPYLSKKIEFGTALDRGVIPVRRFMVKQTYKDDIRLFLQMSHTPPPAIQNPAHPEDSLPMQVAIPAFVISELKTGFIFGFIIYIPFIVIDLVVSTLLMSMGMMMLPPTVISLPAKVLVFILADGWHAIAGSLAASYRT, from the coding sequence ATGAAACTCTCTCGTGTTCCATTCTACGCCTGGGCGGCGCTGATCTCGGCCGTCTCCCTGCTGGCCCTCTCACACGCCGGGCACGCCCAGGGAGCCGCTGGGACCTTCAGCATTCCGACTATCCCGGGAGCGGCGCCGGCGAAGAACCCGCAGCAGGTCGCCAATACGCTGCAAATCTTGATGCTGATGACGGTGCTTACGATCGCGCCGTCGCTGCTGATCATGACCACGGCGTTCACCCGCATTGTGATTGTACTTTCATTCCTGCGCTCGGCGCTCGGCACGCAGAACATTCCCCCGAACCAAGTGATGCTGGGGCTGGCGCTGTTCCTGACGTTTTTTGTGATGACGCCAACCTTCAAGCAGGTCAATCAGGACGCGCTCCAGCCATACCTGAGCAAGAAGATTGAGTTCGGGACCGCGCTCGACCGGGGCGTCATTCCCGTACGCCGATTTATGGTCAAGCAGACCTATAAAGACGATATCCGCCTGTTCTTGCAGATGAGCCACACACCGCCTCCGGCGATCCAGAACCCGGCGCACCCGGAAGATAGCCTGCCGATGCAGGTCGCGATCCCGGCCTTCGTGATCTCGGAGCTCAAGACCGGATTCATCTTCGGTTTTATCATCTATATCCCGTTCATCGTCATCGACCTCGTCGTTTCGACTCTGCTGATGAGCATGGGTATGATGATGCTGCCGCCGACAGTCATTTCCCTGCCCGCCAAAGTGCTCGTCTTCATCCTCGCCGACGGCTGGCACGCCATCGCGGGGTCACTCGCGGCGAGCTACCGGACGTAA